From one Sardina pilchardus chromosome 6, fSarPil1.1, whole genome shotgun sequence genomic stretch:
- the pou3f1 gene encoding POU domain, class 3, transcription factor 1 produces the protein MATTAHYIPRNNNLPSNPLMHPDSDRMHQGTTYREVQKMMHHEYLQGLAATNTGHPMSLTHHQWLPTNTDWTSGTHIGQPEHNKASVQASREDQGNGFHHRSHLVHQQTQNTHHASWAQTTTHHLSPLSPASNGHQSLVYSQTGYTNLNPLLSPQPALHHPLHDDTGSHDNQMESPQQPFSHHQDHSDEDAPSSDDLEQFAKQFKQRRIKLGFTQADVGLALGTLYGNVFSQTTICRFEALQLSFKNMCKLKPLLNKWLEETDSNTGSPTNLDKIAAQGRKRKKRTSIEVGVKGALENHFLKCPKPSAHEITSLASTLQLEKEVVRVWFCNRRQKEKRMTPIGVPHPSMEDVYSQAETPPLHHTLQSPVQ, from the coding sequence ATGGCGACAACAGCTCACTATATTCCGCGGAATAACAACTTGCCTTCCAACCCGCTCATGCATCCGGATTCGGACAGGATGCACCAGGGGACAACCTATAGAGAGGTGCAGAAAATGATGCACCACGAGTACCTGCAAGGGCTAGCGGCGACTAACACGGGACATCCGATGAGCCTGACGCACCATCAGTGGCTCCCCACCAACACCGACTGGACCAGCGGAACTCACATCGGGCAGCCGGAACACAACAAAGCCAGTGTCCAGGCGAGCCGAGAAGACCAGGGTAACGGGTTTCATCACAGATCGCACTTGGTGCACCAGCAAACACAGAACACCCACCACGCGTCATGGGCACAGACCACGACGCACCACTTATCCCCGCTCTCGCCGGCTTCCAACGGTCACCAGTCGCTGGTCTACTCGCAGACTGGCTACACGAATCTCAACCCCTTGCTGAGCCCGCAGCCCGCCCTGCACCACCCGCTCCACGACGACACGGGTAGCCATGACAACCAGATGGAGTCCCCCCAGCAGCCGTTCAGCCATCACCAGGACCATTCCGACGAGGACGCACCGAGCTCGGATGACCTGGAGCAGTTCGCCAAACAGTTCAAGCAGCGTCGCATCAAGCTGGGCTTCACGCAGGCGGACGTTGGCTTGGCGCTGGGTACTCTCTACGGAAACGTCTTTTCGCAGACCACCATCTGCAGGTTCGAGGCACTTCAGCTCAGTTTCAAGAACATGTGCAAACTTAAGCCACTGTTGAACAAGTGGCTTGAGGAAACAGACTCGAACACGGGCAGTCCAACCAATTTGGACAAGATCGCAGCACAGGGTAGAAAACGAAAGAAGAGGACCTCTATCGAGGTCGGGGTGAAAGGAGCCCTGGAAAACCATTTCTTAAAGTGCCCCAAGCCTTCTGCCCACGAAATCACATCATTAGCCAGCACCCTCCAGTTGGAGAAAGAGGTTGTTCGTGTTTGGTTTTGCAAcagaagacaaaaagagaaaagaatgacGCCAATAGGGGTGCCTCATCCCTCCATGGAGGACGTATACTCACAAGCGGAGACCCCCCCTCTTCACCATACACTACAGAGCCCAGTGCAGTGA